A genomic stretch from Acetobacter ascendens includes:
- a CDS encoding ATP-dependent helicase, with translation MVNTSEHPSAPLFSSPSASGDSYLARLNPEQRAAIETTDGPLLVLAGAGTGKTRVLTTRFAHILLTGRAKPWQILTVTFTNKAAREMRERISLLLGSPAEGLWLGTFHALCARMLRRHAEYVGLTQSFTILDTDDQLRLLKQVMAPWQIDIKRWSAPGLLGVIQRWKDRGLTPERITPTEDSDFANGHARAIYTAYQARLKQLNACDFGDLMLHVTEILRTRPDVLAQYHRLFRYILVDEYQDTNTIQYLWLRLLAKHPEGPANICCVGDDDQSIYSWRGAEVENILRFEKDFPSAKVVRLERNYRSTRHILGAAAGLIAHNSERLGKTLRPGREDAEGKKVSILGVWDSDTEARMVCEQAEKLRAQGHALKEIAILVRAGFQTRAFEERLMQTGLPYRIVGGLRFYERAEIRDALAYMRVLSQPADDLAFERIINVPKRGVGPAGLQKLHAAARANNLPLTGGTKKLLEDKALKGKSAAHLRQLMEAFASTRDILAREGHVVAVEHLLEESGYLDMWRQDRSPDAPGRLENLKELTRALADFGTLGEFLEHVALVMDHDENGQDDYLSIMTLHGAKGLEFDTVFLPGWEEGVFPSQRTLDEGGLKGLEEERRLAYVGITRARQEAIIFHAGRRRIYANWQPSMPSRFLDELPDEHVIRHDEGGGFSQQGLNLSESVFDNGPIIARRRKDPMLEAAPALQLGDHVRHPRFGEGIIISADRHHVEVSFESVGTKRLLSSFIEKI, from the coding sequence ATGGTGAATACGTCCGAACACCCCTCCGCCCCGCTTTTTTCATCTCCGTCTGCCTCGGGTGACAGTTATCTGGCTCGCCTTAACCCCGAACAGCGTGCAGCTATTGAAACAACGGATGGCCCTTTGCTGGTACTGGCTGGTGCTGGCACAGGCAAAACACGGGTTTTAACCACCCGCTTTGCGCATATCCTGCTTACAGGCCGCGCCAAGCCGTGGCAGATCCTGACAGTAACCTTTACCAATAAAGCTGCGCGAGAAATGCGTGAGCGTATAAGCCTGCTGTTAGGTAGCCCGGCAGAGGGGCTATGGTTAGGTACATTTCATGCCCTATGCGCGCGTATGCTCCGCCGCCATGCTGAATATGTGGGCCTAACACAAAGCTTCACCATTCTGGATACGGATGATCAGTTACGCCTGCTCAAGCAGGTTATGGCACCGTGGCAGATTGATATCAAACGCTGGTCTGCTCCGGGCCTTTTAGGCGTGATCCAGCGCTGGAAAGACCGGGGGCTTACACCAGAGCGCATTACCCCCACCGAGGATTCGGACTTCGCCAACGGCCATGCCCGCGCCATTTACACTGCGTATCAGGCCCGCCTGAAGCAGCTTAATGCCTGCGATTTTGGTGATCTAATGCTGCATGTCACCGAAATTTTGCGCACACGGCCTGATGTGCTGGCCCAGTATCATCGCCTGTTCCGTTACATTCTGGTGGACGAATATCAGGACACCAACACCATACAGTACCTCTGGCTACGCCTGCTGGCCAAACACCCAGAAGGCCCAGCCAATATCTGCTGCGTGGGGGATGATGACCAATCCATCTACTCATGGCGTGGGGCGGAAGTTGAAAACATTCTGCGGTTTGAAAAAGATTTTCCCTCCGCCAAAGTTGTACGGCTGGAACGCAATTATCGCTCTACCCGGCATATTCTGGGGGCAGCCGCAGGGCTTATCGCCCATAATAGTGAGCGGTTAGGCAAAACGCTCCGCCCCGGCCGAGAAGATGCAGAAGGTAAAAAAGTTAGCATTCTTGGGGTGTGGGATTCGGATACAGAAGCCCGTATGGTGTGCGAGCAGGCCGAAAAATTGCGTGCACAAGGCCACGCCCTAAAGGAAATAGCCATTCTGGTGCGTGCGGGCTTTCAAACTCGTGCATTTGAAGAACGCCTGATGCAAACCGGCCTGCCCTATCGCATCGTGGGCGGCCTGCGCTTTTATGAACGCGCAGAAATACGTGATGCACTGGCCTATATGCGCGTGCTCAGCCAACCGGCGGATGATCTGGCTTTTGAACGCATTATCAACGTGCCCAAACGTGGTGTTGGTCCTGCCGGGTTGCAAAAACTACACGCCGCAGCCCGCGCCAATAACCTGCCCCTTACAGGCGGCACGAAAAAGCTGCTGGAAGATAAAGCGCTTAAAGGAAAATCTGCTGCCCATTTACGCCAGTTGATGGAAGCCTTTGCCAGCACGCGCGATATTCTGGCGCGTGAAGGCCATGTGGTAGCCGTAGAACATTTGCTGGAAGAAAGCGGGTATCTAGACATGTGGCGGCAGGACCGCTCCCCCGATGCGCCGGGGCGGCTGGAAAACCTGAAAGAACTTACGCGCGCACTGGCCGATTTTGGAACGCTGGGCGAATTTCTGGAACACGTTGCCCTTGTCATGGATCATGATGAAAACGGGCAGGATGATTACCTGTCCATCATGACACTGCACGGCGCCAAGGGGCTGGAATTCGACACAGTTTTTCTGCCCGGATGGGAGGAAGGCGTTTTCCCCTCTCAACGCACGCTGGATGAAGGCGGCCTGAAAGGGCTGGAGGAAGAACGCAGGCTGGCTTACGTGGGCATTACACGTGCACGGCAGGAAGCCATTATCTTTCATGCAGGCCGCAGGCGCATTTACGCTAACTGGCAGCCCTCCATGCCCAGCCGCTTTCTGGACGAACTGCCAGATGAACACGTGATCCGCCATGATGAGGGCGGCGGGTTCTCGCAGCAGGGCCTCAACCTTTCCGAATCCGTGTTTGATAACGGCCCCATTATTGCCCGCCGCAGAAAAGACCCCATGCTGGAAGCCGCACCGGCCCTGCAACTGGGTGACCATGTGCGCCACCCCCGCTTTGGGGAAGGCATCATTATTTCGGCAGATCGGCACCATGTTGAAGTGTCTTTTGAATCTGTCGGTACCAAACGTCTTCTTTCATCCTTTATCGAGAAAATCTAA
- a CDS encoding 50S ribosomal protein L11 methyltransferase encodes MAPPTRRHATSLETISVTVPEAAVEAYENAIGSVCATVGIFEANPEGTQWRVEGVKDTGHREDELAAALVLAELTTGVSAPLERASTEAEGWLARTYEAFPEQEVGRRFVVRGTHLPDSKNATRIVLTLDAGVAFGSGEHGSTRGCLRALERVAYRRPRRILDLGCGTGILAMAAAALLHQKVLAVDIEPWSVRVAAQNAKRNQLNRAMTCRLGNGWQTPAIWKAAPFDLVFANILARPLCLMAKDLARYLAPGGTVILAGLLRTQVRMVLAAHRRQGLVLEQELHEGEWSTLILRRPVLPIRKTA; translated from the coding sequence ATGGCCCCTCCTACCCGCCGTCATGCCACCAGCCTTGAAACCATTTCTGTCACTGTGCCGGAAGCGGCGGTGGAAGCTTACGAAAACGCCATTGGCAGCGTATGCGCCACGGTAGGTATTTTTGAGGCCAACCCAGAAGGCACCCAATGGCGGGTAGAAGGCGTAAAAGACACCGGGCACCGCGAAGATGAACTGGCAGCCGCCCTTGTGCTGGCTGAATTGACAACGGGCGTAAGCGCCCCACTGGAACGTGCCAGCACAGAAGCCGAAGGCTGGTTGGCCCGCACGTATGAGGCTTTTCCGGAGCAGGAAGTGGGCCGCCGTTTTGTGGTGCGTGGCACGCATTTGCCCGATTCCAAAAATGCCACCCGCATTGTGCTCACGCTAGATGCTGGCGTGGCCTTTGGCTCGGGCGAGCACGGATCTACCCGTGGGTGCCTGCGTGCGCTGGAACGTGTGGCTTACCGCCGGCCGCGCCGTATTCTGGATCTGGGTTGTGGCACCGGCATTTTGGCCATGGCGGCGGCGGCATTGCTGCACCAAAAGGTGCTGGCAGTGGATATTGAGCCGTGGTCTGTGCGCGTGGCAGCACAAAACGCCAAACGTAACCAGCTAAACCGCGCCATGACATGCCGCTTGGGCAATGGGTGGCAAACCCCGGCTATCTGGAAGGCCGCCCCGTTTGATCTGGTTTTTGCCAATATTCTGGCCCGCCCCTTGTGCCTGATGGCCAAGGATCTGGCACGGTATCTGGCCCCCGGCGGCACAGTTATTCTGGCTGGGCTGTTGCGCACACAGGTGCGTATGGTGTTGGCCGCGCATCGGCGGCAAGGGCTGGTGCTTGAGCAGGAACTCCATGAAGGGGAATGGTCTACCCTCATCCTGCGTCGCCCGGTTCTTCCCATCCGAAAAACAGCCTGA